The genomic stretch GTTGGTGGGAGTGtgcctgtttgttttcatcCGCCCACAGCATGCACCCTTCATCAGGTATGAACCGCACAGATTCTCATTAGAAATTTTAATATTAGTTTTGAGTCGGTGGTAACAGATGTCATCTtgtcattccatatattccagGGATGTAGCTGTAGATACTGTAAAAACGGGAATGGGTGGGGCCACAGGTAATAAAGGAGGCGTGGCCATCCGCCTGCTGTTCCATACCACCAGCATCTGCTTCGTGTGCTCCCACTTTGCTGCTGGCCAATCACAGGTCAAGGAGAGGAACGACGACTACAGTGAGATCACACGCAGACTCAGCTTCCCTATGGTAATAACCATAACATTAACAAATCCATTGCAAACCTCCCTCTTGCCTAAGCTGATAGACTAACTACGTCTATCTTATCCTCCAGGGTCGTCTGCTGTACTCACACGATTACGTGTTCTGGTGTGGAGATTTTAACTATCGTATCAACCTGCCCAATGAAGAAGTCAAAGAGCTCATCAAACAGCAGAGCTGGGATGCTTTGACAGCTGGGGACCAGTTATTGGACCAGAAGAATGCTGGTTTGGTATGACCTATAGTACCCATGTAGATTTACAGTGTTAATAACTGTTCAAGAGGTTCCttacaacagaaaataaacttttttcagTTATCAGGACATAAAACATCAAGAGATTGGTGCTTAATGCCTGAAGTAACACTACAGAAATATACAAACCTTTAAAGGACAcagtatttagatttttaattgtaACAGAATTCATGAAAACTTTTATTATGTTATAAAACTTCAAAATTCTGCTTACAAAGTTTTAGTAAAACGTGAATTGCTCAAAGATTATGGATGAACCATGGAAACTATTTGATCATGCCCCTAAGGAGACATAGACACATTGCCTTGACTGATTGCAGTGGACTGTGGCTGCAAAGGTGTACAGTGATACATGCAAATTCTTgtaaaacattcaaatttttatttttactgcagtgaaCTGTGTTCCACTGTTATGTGTCCATCATACCACACCCAAACTCAAATGTGACTAAGAGAGCTTTGAATGATCTAAGTTTCAATCATTAGTTAGGACAGCAGCAGTTTATATAATGACGATCATCATTACAACTTACTGCCACTGATATATCATTAATAAAATACATTGCAAATTCCTTTATATAAATGTCGTTTAAATTATAAGGGGATCATTGTGGTTAATTTATATTACAAgcttttcatatatatatatatatatatatatatatatatatatatatatatatatatatatatatatatatatatatatatatatataaataaagaccACAGAGTGTTCAGTCATTTCAAAGTGGTTAAACATAATGGAAATCCATAAATTAAAAGTGTAATGataatgttttcttgaattgtCTTCCAcaggtcttcagaggttttatTGAGGGAAAGTTGGATTTTGCCCCAACCTACAAGTATGACCTTTTCTCAGAAGATTATGACACCAGTGAGAAGTGTCGCACACCAGCCTGGACTGACCGTATACTTTGGAAGAGGAGAAAGTGGAACTTTGACAAAACAGGTCAGATGCAGAGCCACTGCTGATAAGTCTTATTATTCCACAGTAACCCTCCTCTGTCCTATCTCTGGCGTCTTACCTGAAGAAAttatatcaacattaaatatttcCATTAGTTTAGGTGTAGAATTTCTATATGTACTGCTGCTACCCTACCTGTCTTCTTTTGTTCTATAAATAGGCATGAcagaataaaacatgtaaacctGTGAGGCATAGGAGTACTGAATCCATAAGTCTGTtcctgtgcatgtttgtgtattttacagCTGAAGAGATGAATGTAGTAGGAGCAGCTTCCACATCTGGGGAGAATGAGGAAGATCCAGACCATCCCTGGAGTCCTGGCACTTTAATGTACTATGGCAGGGCTGAGCTGAAGACCTCTGATCACAGGTAATTAATCAGATATATCTGCATCAGTGAAGAATGATATTTCAGATTAAAATTTGTCACTTGAAACCATCAGATCACATTGATTACAAATGTTCCGTGGCAGTAGTGAGAACATAAATGTGGTGTCTCTTTTTAATTAAGCAGCACTTTCATTAAAGGTCATCTGCCTTCCTTCATGTGTATCTCTAGGCCTGTGGTGGCAATAATGGATGTGGACATCCTAGAGGTCGACCCAGAGGCCCGTCACCAGGTCTACAAAGATGTCATTGCCCTGCAGGGGCCTCCAGATGGCACTATACTGGTGTCACTCTGCACCTCTGGCCCTGATGACTACTTTGATGACGCACTCATAGATGAGCTGTTGGACAAGTTTGCTAATTTTGGAGAGGTCATCCTCATCAGGTTAGCCTGACAtccaaacacagacaaagacaTAAATCTATATCACCTTTAGACGATCAGTCTGCATTGACAGTGTCCTTGTTTATGCAGGTTTGTTGAGGAGAAGATGTGGGTGACCTTCCTGGAAGGTTACTCTGCTCTGGCTGCTCTGTCTCTCAGTGCTTCCACTGTAAGTCATCACTGATTATAAAAATTGCTTCAAAGCTAAGTGGTAACATtattaatgtaaaatgtgtatCCATCTCTATCCTTTAAAGTCTCTTATTTTAATCACCCCTGTGCTACATTTCAGGACATCcccaaaacacacatacatcagTTTTTCAGTACTTCTTTGAACCAACCTCTACTTCTCTCTTGTCTGTGCTGACTGGTTTATAATGTAGGTCCTTGGCAAGATGCTTGACATCCGTCTGAAGAGTCCAGGCTGGATCAAGAgtctggaggaggagatgagtgTAGAGAGGATCTGCGGAAGCATTCCCACATCAGCCAGCTCCACCCTGCTGGCCGAAGACACAGACATGGGTGATGATGATTATGATATGGAAGGTAAGTAGTGGTGATTGAGAAACTCCAAGCCTTATCCTCAAAAACATGGACTGTAAATACAATTTTATGTTATGTATTTACTGCAATTATATAAAAGAGGCTGTAGAGTTTAAAGTTTCCAAACATGAAGTCATGCCCTCTTCTGTCTTGTACCAGGTGATGTGgatgaggaggtggaggagatcctTCCCCAGCATCTGCAGCCCGGAGCAGGCTCTGGCCCAGGATCCTCCCCTCTCCCTTCTCCTCGTAGTAGTCCCTGTCCCTCCCCTACCCACGGAGAACCTCCTGTCCCCAGCAGGCCTGGTCGTGGACCACAACCTTCCCGACCATCACAAGGTAAATACAGTACACAGTGCAGCTTTAGAGACATATTTTGTAGTGCAGCATTAAATATGTGTGTTGTAAAACTACATCATTAGTCTGCACAGCGACCAAATTATATTGATAACAGTGCTGGCACAGTCTGGCACAGAGATGTTTCAGAATTTGATACATGTTTGaccagtgtgtttttttcaaacaaaatagCCAAAgaaattttttacatttaagacTCTAAGTCATGTGCCTTTCCATCCTATATATTTCAggaaatgttacaaaaagtgCATGTTCTCAACGAGTGGATAAAGTATGAAGTCAAAACTAAAAACAATTGGAAACATTGTCACGAGTCACTCCCTTCTCATATATGAATTTGCCCCGTCTTGTATATTTTTCCCTTCTAGGACCTCCCGTTGATTTCCAGCCTGGTGCCCCCACTGCTCCAAGCATGGAGCCCAAACGTCCACCTCCCCCTCGTCCCAATGCACCCCCAGCTAGACCCGCGCCACCTCAACGTCCACCACCACCTTCAGGTAAAGTACCATCTTTAGtccttttgtctctctttgatTAAAGCCTGTTTTTCTAGCAAGAGCCTGTAACCTTggttaatgaaataaaatcctaCATTAGAAGTATCAATATTACATTTTCCAGCATGGTGCAGTATGAGATATTTGAGGCAGGTTTTAACATTTTCACCTTTATCCCATTGTTTTGCCTCATCTGTGAAGGAGGTATGAGCCCTCTACCAGTTAGAAAGGACTCTGCAGGTAAAGTGATTGCTGTGGAACCATGTGCTTGTCTGCTTACATTGCTGAAGCATTTGATATAGCGGCTGCTTTTTCCATTTGAGCTACACGTAGAGAAGGACAATGAATTACAGCTGCTTTAGTGACCTATTATTGTAAAATTTTTGTATTGTATACGAATGCTCATTTCAGTTCAATCAATGTGCTGTAAATCACCAAATGTTCATCATTAGTGCCAATAATGTCCCACTatggttttaaatgaaaacttcACATCATAAGATTACAACTTTTGTGTGAGAGGATTGATTTCTGATTGGAATACAAGCCTGATGTTGTCATGATAACTGTTTTTCCCTATGTGGAGTATAATTATGAATACATAGATCTGCTGTCATAGAGATGCTCTAGACCAGAggatgtcaaaaatgactttggGCTACATATATGATGACAACTAACAGTTTATTTGAGTATTTCAGACTTTAGACTTAACAGCGAgccagaacattttatttttctcatcgAGCTTCCTTTAATTCAGCAGGCATTTGCTTTGGATAGTGACATTGCAGCACGACATGAAACACAggcacatttgtttttctgaaacatCAATGTAACATAAAGCCTCTCCTACATCTGGCTGACCCAAATACCATCCTAACTGGATGGTATTTTGGTGTGGCTTCAGCTTTTCAAATGTGTCATTCTTGTTTTCAGGTAAACAGTTGCTAGATTAAGTCTGTGTTTATGAGGTTAAGGAACTGAAAAGAGGTAAATGACCACTTATGTCATTCAAATTACAGTGCTGCTTATGCCTCATACAAGCACTCCCCATAGTATGTAATTTTGGTCGATATCATTTTGTACTTGGTAATTTACAGCTGTCcttcctttgtgttttctttgtgagtACTATGTAAATGTCAAGTGTTCTGCGACATTGTTGCCcatatttgaatttatttaatgtcagagtAGCTAGTAAATcatggatttttttaatgttgtacaaCCAACACTGCAGCTAACATTGaatcagttgattttttttttatgtttcctgCTGTACTTTACTTTAAAATTATTGTGTCCCTTCTTTGGCTTTTAAGACTTTGGCCCATGCCCCAGCCCACTGCTTGGTAGGAGAGGCAGTGAAGGTAACTGGCCAGGAGCTGTGTTATTAAATGTCATCTGGTGCCTGTAGACTTTATACTGGTTCATCAATGTCATTGATGCTTTTATGACATTGGTGGTTGACAAATTGTGGTTTCCTATGAGCCCTTTCAgttgtgtgcgtgcgtgcgtgtgtgtgcgtgtgagaaAAAGATGTGTTTGGTAGACTGCTGCAGATAATATTTAGGTTATTTGAATACAGAATAAggaggcaaggcaagtttatttgtaaagtacgattcatacacaaggcaattcaaagtgctttacaatggcaaagaaataaattcagaaaaatgatttaaaggtagacacattaaaatcatagaaataaaacataaaagtagacatgaagatcataaaagtgcaataaaagacaagaaaatagattgagcatctaagagaaaCCTGCAGTAAACAATATGGTTTTTAGGCCTGATTCAAACGAGCCGACAGTCTGAGCAGACCTCaagtgttcaggaagtttgttctaCAGGTGAGGAGCATATTAGCTGGATGCTGCTTCTCTATTtttagttctggttctgggaacaCACTGTAAACCTGTCCCTGGtgacctgagggctctggatgcttcatatggagcTATTAAGTCCAGGATGTATTTTGGTCCAAGACCAAGAGTGAGATTTTGAACTCTatcctttgactaacaggaagccagtgcaGTGATTTGAGGACCGGTGTAATATGTTCCAGTTTCCTGGTGTTAGTTAGGACTCTGGCAGCAGcattctggatcagctgcagctgcttgatTGAGCTCTTGTTAAGACTTTAAAGACACCATTACAGTAATTTAACCtattgaaaataaatgcatgaacaagtttctctgtgtcttctcAACACAGGAAACCCTTGATTTTAGCAATGTTCTTCAGGTGGTAATAGGTAGATTTAGTAACAGCTTTCAAGTAGTTGGTAAAATTCAGGTCTGAGTCAATAATGACACCTAGGATTCTGGTGGACACTTGTGCAATGACTAACATAAAATAAGGCTACTTTGATCAGTCAGTATAATCATATCCCCAAGTGTGCACTTTCATTGTGGACTAATACTGACCTGGTCATTGTTGTCTTTTCGTAATGAGGAGATAATGGGATTTAAAGGAAAATCTCTATGGTCCAGACTTAAAAAGGTCTTAAAGTGTACTTGACTACAGGAATCCATCATAATTAGTGGAGGAAATCCTTCTCAGGCAGGTAGATAGTGAGATCATCTCGTACTTCGCTACTCTGCTGCATTATTGCCGTCATACGCTTTCCCTAGTGCTTCTCGTAAAGTGTTGTCATAGGGAGCACCTGCTTCCTGCTTCCTGTGACTAGTGTTCCACTCTGTGTATAACAGTAATGTGGTTTGGTTTCCTTTGTGCTGCAAAGGACCAAAAAGCCCTGCTCTTCCTCGACCAGATTCCGCTGCAGGTGAGTGCCACAAAGCATGACGTAGTCTCACTTTGCGTAAATGTACCAAATGAAGACAAATGATTGTTAGTCAGTTATGTAGGTTTGTATTTGTTCCTTGAAAGTTAATCTTTGCTTTGTGTGGAGTTTCATTTCCCTTGTGATATGGTAGTGAGATTATCCCTTTCTGTTTACTATAATCCTGACACTAAATACATCCCTCCTAGCGTGGAGGGTAGGGTTTGGTTGCACAGCTTATTGGTGACTTGACCTGTCGGCACCTCACCCATTTGTATGGTGTTTGTGGTTAGCTGAATCCCTCTGTCACTCTAAGGGTGTGTGTGGTAAGCAGGGTTGACTTACGTTTGGTGACTGTACAGTGAAGTATTACACAGAAGCAGACATCTAAGTGGCGTGGGAAAATATTCACGGGCTTTGAGAGGGGCTCAGAACAAGAATAGTGAAAGAAGAGGAGTATGCCTGCTGTGTGGTAAGCAGTTGGCACACAGAACAAAGCTTTGCCTCTCATCCAGACCTCCTGCAGCTCAGGAATGACTGAGTCATCACCAATAATGAAGTCAGCCATGTGTAATTTGTTCTGTCATAGGTTGGGGTGGGTTTGTAGTCTGCTCGTGTGGGATTTAGTACAGTATCCTTGAATTTATAATTTCATCTGTTTGAACCTCATTTTCTTAAATGCTCCTGCTGTTTCTTACATCTCTCCCGGCGGTGCACAGTCCTcatgataaatatttaatagTACGAAAGCCGTCTTAAACATTTGTTTGCTTGGCTTGTCTGCCTTATCTCTTTCAGGTCGAGGCCAGGCAGCAGGAGCTCCTGGACCTGCCGGTGCTCCCAGACCAGTGAGTTTACATTTGATGACTTACAACAAAAGGacttaaagttttatttcactttttttttaaatttctaccCAACCTCTTAATTTCTATTCTCTACTCACTCTTTATCTTCCAGAATATTCCTCCCCGAGCTGGAGTGATCAGTATGCCCCCTCAGACTCGCCCACCACCACCCTCTCATCCTGGAGCACCCAGGCCCATCCCAGAGGTGCACCCCGGGGCCCCTCGGCCCATCCCAGACACCCACCCTGGAGCCCCACGACCTGTGCCCAGTGCTCAGGCCAAACCGACTGACCTGCCTCTGGgtaaagaaatatgtttttgcgGAGAGCGGTATACTATAATAATACAATTATATGCTAAAATATCACTAAGGGAGCGTTTGAcgattttgttaattttttgtttttggtattttgccTTTATTCAAACGAGACTGACAGGAATTTTGGTAAATAGAGCAGGAGAATGACATTCAGTAAGGCTCGGAGTCCTGCagttttttaggatttattgACATTTATATAGTGTTATGACTTCAGAAGTTTGTGTTATACATCAAAGTCAAAGTTCCCAAACTCTAAGTGAGCATATAAAAATGCAGCATGCAAGTCAGAAGTCCTCATCTAACTGACATTAGATTTTTCGTGTATGTCCACAAATAGCTGTGCAGTCCATagcttttgttgtttaagttgtTGCCAAGGGTGTCCATCGGTTGTTGGCCAATTGTGTGTTTTAGATTCAGTTCAAGGTTGAAGAAGTAtagatgtattttaaaaatgttttttttttttttgactaacTACGAATAACAAAAAGAAGTGAAATCCAActgctattgtttgtttctgtagCCTAGGTTAAATTGAGGGTACAAACTTAATATTACAATATAGAACTTAAGGATTCTGTTTCCTCATTCAGGTCCCCCTCCTTCAGGTCCTCCACCCTCAGGACCTCCTCCTGCAGGCCCACCTTCAGGAAGACCCCAGGTTTCGTCACCCATGCAGCCACCCATGCAGCCTCAACCAGCTGCCCCTTCATCTCAGTCTCAACTTCCACCACCGATGCAGCCCTCACTTCCAGCTCCTCTCCTGCCACAGCAAGCTGCAGCTCCTAAAGCAGCGGCTCCATCTGCTTCACCTGCCGCCCCAGCTGGGCCTCAGCAGGGTTTAGCCTCTCCTAAACCCCCACCACGTTCCCGCTCCTCTCATGCTCTGCCGCCTGATGCTGCCAAGTCTGATACAGCCCCAGCTGCAGAGGTTGGTGCCAACTTCCTTTTCATTAAATTGTTGGAATTTCGGTCACTGAACAAAGAACACTAACATAATTATTTGTTGAGAGTACTTTTCCTGCTTGCACTGCGTTAAGTTCTGCTCAACagattttttgttcagttctgCTGATTAGACAATATATTGTAACACTTAATAATTACAGATGATGGAGACTGCAACAATAGGGAAAAAagcctccttttcttcttctttgtctcacATTAGATGAGCTTAGTTGTCTTTGTTGTTCTTCCTGCTTTTGTCTCTCTGatacatttgtttctttttcacaaGCTGGAGAAGCCCTCAGGGTGACAGGTACTTGATATTAAAccactttttttgtctcatcctCCATAGCACAACAATCCTCTGCTCTGATGTTATTATATCTCATACATTACACGCAGTAacctcttcctcttctgttGGAATTGATTTTATTACCTTTTACATCAAGCTATTTTACCTGGATACTTTCAGTCTACTGCAAGGccttgcattttttgtttcagcCGCATAAAATggatcattatttattttcagttctgTTCCTCAAGTCAGCATATCAAACCATAAATGACctgaaaatatgaatgaaaatgcAGTGTTGTTTGTTGGCCATTTCCCCTCACTTGTCCTTTCATATGGGCTCGCTGTGCTTCTGGTGTTGACAGTGAGCACATATGCAATGACCTcataatttaattttactttttttttctttttaaatttcattcatttgtatTAGATTTAGTGTGATTGTATGTGGCCTGTGATACATATACCAGTAGCCAGCAGAAGTCAGTGTTGTAAATTAAACACAATACGTGTCTGTAAATGATTAAAGGTACCCTGTGGAGGACAGTAATGCAAATGTGTAGTGTATGCAAGCCGCTGGATTAGCTGCCATACATGTTTAATGAGCTAGGGCTGCATGTCAGTTGTCTATTGTTGCATAAAACTAAACTCACCTCAAAGATTGcctattttttaacaaattcaaGGGTGAGGAAGAAGGTAACTGATCAAAAACAATACAGATGCTTTTTATCAAGATGGTATGTTGAATAGGTTTGTTAAGGATGATGCTGTACTTAAGTAAGATACCTTGAAAGTTTGTTTACAAGTAAACTCCAAAGGGTATCTTTAAACTTTCTAAACGTATGGTCCATTGGTTAGTTAGATAAACACTGCAGGAACACGGCATGGTTGATATATTGACAGGGTGTTTGTTGTGATCGCTGAAtggcattttctttgttttgtcccTCCTTAGACCAGTGGACTGAATGGAATCCAAAGAGAAGCACAATGGAAGCCCGACCCCTTTGACACACTTACATCTGacttcctgtcctcctcctcctcctcatctacCTGGCACACCACCCAGTCCCTGACCAGAGGCTCTTCTCTGCGTACTCCCCCCGCCGTTCCTAAATCAACGTTCTCCTCCACAACGCTCCCTTCATCCTTCTCTCTCCAGTCCTCTGCTCTGTCAGACCTGCAGGCCTTTgattcctcctcttcttcctcactcTCCACCCCGTCACCGTTCGCGTCCTCGCTGCTCCCGCCTCCTCCGGTCCCATCTCGCAGTCGCTCTCAGGAGACGTTGCGTGCCTCCCCCAACCCCTTCCCGACGGACTCGCTGCCTGCCCGACCCAGCAGCACCAACCCCTTCACAGGCCCACTggtgcagcagcatcagcagcggCGAGCGCTCACCCCAGACTTCAGCTCCCAGCATCCAGCCCCAACAGCAAGCCTTCAGAGAACCATGTCTGCTCTTACTCCACCACTCATCCCTACCCCTGCTCCAATGGCAGCCCCTGCAGCTGCACCCACCTCCCAGCTCCACAGGACCATGTCCCTATTTGGACCATCATCAAGTCTTAATCCCTCACCTGCTCCTCTGCTCCCTCTCGCCCCTGAACCATCTTCTGCCCCTGCTCTGCCCCTGGCTTTGCCCTCCTCAATTCCACCTGCCCTTGCACCTCGTCGCCAGCCACCTCCCCCAGCAGGGAAACCAGCTCAGCAGTGGGTCACTTTTGATGATGATTTGGATTTTCCATCTTcaaccaaaacacaacagaacccCATCTTCCCTTCCAGTTCAATACTATCCCAAAGTCAGGCTCTGCCTTCAAGCTCTGTGTTTGACTCAGAGCCCAAGTGGTTGTCCTCCACCCCAACAGCATTCCCAACGCTCGCCCCTCCCATCCCAAATAGAACTGCAACCAGTAACAAAAGGCTCCCAAAGGGACCTGGTGACAACTGCTTGTTCCCAACGGAGTCGACAGAGCGATAGGATCACCCTTCACATATAGAGGGCATATCCAGATATGTATAGATCTATgataaatgtgtatgtgtgtgtatgtaaaaAAAGAGACAGTATTTAAGAAGTATAGACCAATCCCCTTCTGAATCACAGGAAAGGATTTATATCTCGAGTGGTAACGTAAGAAGTGAGTGAGCCTAAATGTGTGTTCTAACTTTACGACAGAGATGTTTGCTTGTTCCCTGATATTAACACTTATTTTAATATGAATCAttctgatgtttattt from Amphiprion ocellaris isolate individual 3 ecotype Okinawa chromosome 14, ASM2253959v1, whole genome shotgun sequence encodes the following:
- the synj1 gene encoding synaptojanin-1 isoform X10 translates to MAFSKGYRIYHKLDPPPYSVIVETRTREECLMFESGAVAVLSAAEKEAIKNTYSKIVDAYGILGVLRLNLGDSMLHSLVVVTGCSSVGKVQDSEVFRVTQTDFISLKNDPGDEDRIAEVRKVLNSGHFYFAWSATGISMDLSLNAHRRILEDTTDNRFFWNQSLHLHLKHYGVNCDDWLLRLMCGGVEIRTIYAGHKQAKACIFSRLSSERAGTRFNVRGTNDDGQVANFVETEQVIFLDDRVSSFIQIRGSIPLFWEQPGIQVGSHRVKLSRGFEANAPAFERHFTALRRLYGKQVIINLLGSKEGEHMLSKAFQSHLKASEHATAVKMVNFDYHQNVKGGKADKLHSVLKPQLSKFVEECGFFYYSGDMGIARTQGGTIRTNCLDCLDRTNSVQAFFALEMLPKQLEQMNLTEKPQLVARFQEVFRTMWSANGDSVSKIYAGTGALDGKAKAGKLKDGARSVTRTIQNNFFDSSKQEAIDILRLGSTLNSDLADKARALLTTSSLYASPRVLLGMCQNYHKYTRPKQIRVCVGTWNVNGGKQFRSIAFRNQTLNDWLLDAPKKAGHPEFQDSKANPIDIFAIGFEEMVELNAGNIVSASTTNQKLWAAELQKNISRDHKYVLLASEQLVGVCLFVFIRPQHAPFIRDVAVDTVKTGMGGATGNKGGVAIRLLFHTTSICFVCSHFAAGQSQVKERNDDYSEITRRLSFPMGRLLYSHDYVFWCGDFNYRINLPNEEVKELIKQQSWDALTAGDQLLDQKNAGLVFRGFIEGKLDFAPTYKYDLFSEDYDTSEKCRTPAWTDRILWKRRKWNFDKTAEEMNVVGAASTSGENEEDPDHPWSPGTLMYYGRAELKTSDHRPVVAIMDVDILEVDPEARHQVYKDVIALQGPPDGTILVSLCTSGPDDYFDDALIDELLDKFANFGEVILIRFVEEKMWVTFLEGYSALAALSLSASTVLGKMLDIRLKSPGWIKSLEEEMSVERICGSIPTSASSTLLAEDTDMGDDDYDMEGDVDEEVEEILPQHLQPGAGSGPGSSPLPSPRSSPCPSPTHGEPPVPSRPGRGPQPSRPSQGPPVDFQPGAPTAPSMEPKRPPPPRPNAPPARPAPPQRPPPPSGGMSPLPVRKDSADFGPCPSPLLGRRGSEGPKSPALPRPDSAAGRGQAAGAPGPAGAPRPNIPPRAGVISMPPQTRPPPPSHPGAPRPIPEVHPGAPRPIPDTHPGAPRPVPSAQAKPTDLPLGPPPSGPPPSGPPPAGPPSGRPQVSSPMQPPMQPQPAAPSSQSQLPPPMQPSLPAPLLPQQAAAPKAAAPSASPAAPAGPQQGLASPKPPPRSRSSHALPPDAAKSDTAPAAETSGLNGIQREAQWKPDPFDTLTSDFLSSSSSSSTWHTTQSLTRGSSLRTPPAVPKSTFSSTTLPSSFSLQSSALSDLQAFDSSSSSSLSTPSPFASSLLPPPPVPSRSRSQETLRASPNPFPTDSLPARPSSTNPFTGPLVQQHQQRRALTPDFSSQHPAPTASLQRTMSALTPPLIPTPAPMAAPAAAPTSQLHRTMSLFGPSSSLNPSPAPLLPLAPEPSSAPALPLALPSSIPPALAPRRQPPPPAGKPAQQWVTFDDDLDFPSSTKTQQNPIFPSSSILSQSQALPSSSVFDSEPKWLSSTPTAFPTLAPPIPNRTATSNKRLPKGPGDNCLFPTESTER
- the synj1 gene encoding synaptojanin-1 isoform X14 codes for the protein MAFSKGYRIYHKLDPPPYSVIVETRTREECLMFESGAVAVLSAAEKEAIKNTYSKIVDAYGILGVLRLNLGDSMLHSLVVVTGCSSVGKVQDSEVFRVTQTDFISLKNDPGDEDRIAEVRKVLNSGHFYFAWSATGISMDLSLNAHRRILEDTTDNRFFWNQSLHLHLKHYGVNCDDWLLRLMCGGVEIRTIYAGHKQAKACIFSRLSSERAGTRFNVRGTNDDGQVANFVETEQVIFLDDRVSSFIQIRGSIPLFWEQPGIQKKSIKGVLLQLNENRHPIGLDENPHLVGSHRVKLSRGFEANAPAFERHFTALRRLYGKQVIINLLGSKEGEHMLSKAFQSHLKASEHATAVKMVNFDYHQNVKGGKADKLHSVLKPQLSKFVEECGFFYYSGDMGIARTQGGTIRTNCLDCLDRTNSVQAFFALEMLPKQLEQMNLTEKPQLVARFQEVFRTMWSANGDSVSKIYAGTGALDGKAKAGKLKDGARSVTRTIQNNFFDSSKQEAIDILRLGSTLNSDLADKARALLTTSSLYVTEPVLQSASPRVLLGMCQNYHKYTRPKQIRVCVGTWNVNGGKQFRSIAFRNQTLNDWLLDAPKKAGHPEFQDSKANPIDIFAIGFEEMVELNAGNIVSASTTNQKLWAAELQKNISRDHKYVLLASEQLVGVCLFVFIRPQHAPFIRDVAVDTVKTGMGGATGNKGGVAIRLLFHTTSICFVCSHFAAGQSQVKERNDDYSEITRRLSFPMGRLLYSHDYVFWCGDFNYRINLPNEEVKELIKQQSWDALTAGDQLLDQKNAGLVFRGFIEGKLDFAPTYKYDLFSEDYDTSEKCRTPAWTDRILWKRRKWNFDKTAEEMNVVGAASTSGENEEDPDHPWSPGTLMYYGRAELKTSDHRPVVAIMDVDILEVDPEARHQVYKDVIALQGPPDGTILVSLCTSGPDDYFDDALIDELLDKFANFGEVILIRFVEEKMWVTFLEGYSALAALSLSASTVLGKMLDIRLKSPGWIKSLEEEMSVERICGSIPTSASSTLLAEDTDMGDDDYDMEGDVDEEVEEILPQHLQPGAGSGPGSSPLPSPRSSPCPSPTHGEPPVPSRPGRGPQPSRPSQGPPVDFQPGAPTAPSMEPKRPPPPRPNAPPARPAPPQRPPPPSGGMSPLPVRKDSADFGPCPSPLLGRRGSEGPKSPALPRPDSAAGRGQAAGAPGPAGAPRPNIPPRAGVISMPPQTRPPPPSHPGAPRPIPEVHPGAPRPIPDTHPGAPRPVPSAQAKPTDLPLGPPPSGPPPSGPPPAGPPSGRPQVSSPMQPPMQPQPAAPSSQSQLPPPMQPSLPAPLLPQQAAAPKAAAPSASPAAPAGPQQGLASPKPPPRSRSSHALPPDAAKSDTAPAAELEKPSG